One Chromobacterium paludis genomic window carries:
- the fliD gene encoding flagellar filament capping protein FliD produces MSASSISTNVGPLDVQSIVSQLVAADSQPLNQSRQKQSNYQSELSTLGQVSSALSSLQTAASTLSTGAFLQQFKATSSDTTVATTTSSSGGVAGTYVLNVSQLAKPRQLVFDQDSTGAAITDQNATLAGAPSALTFKIGSTSSTVNLGSNASLSSIASSINAAGIGVTASVVQYNNNYSLVLNSTQSGPDNAFTITSGGTDSGSTSGNTLAGLQQSSNAASESANAQNALLSVNGVNVSSSSNTVSNVINGVSIGLNKVGQTTVTMAQDSSGITSSLQTFINAYNQVITSTQSAVQSRTSVGSAPTNTEISSDLVGLQQQLATMLSTPVPGVDPSTSYAYLAQVGITQKADGTLTLDSNAFNTALTNNPSAVSNLFGNVQNNGVGNVFNTTINNLLGPTGFIASDKTNLNSLISTEQDRQSQLQSALDTEQANLLTQYSQLNSELSQMQQSSNSLANLL; encoded by the coding sequence ATGTCAGCTTCATCGATCAGCACCAATGTCGGTCCGCTGGATGTTCAGTCCATCGTCAGTCAATTGGTTGCGGCAGACTCGCAGCCGCTGAATCAAAGCAGGCAGAAGCAATCCAACTACCAGTCGGAACTGAGCACGCTGGGCCAGGTCAGCTCCGCGCTGTCCAGCCTGCAGACGGCTGCCAGCACGCTGTCCACCGGCGCGTTTCTGCAACAGTTCAAAGCCACCTCTTCCGACACCACGGTAGCCACCACCACCTCGTCCAGCGGCGGCGTCGCCGGCACCTATGTGCTGAATGTGTCGCAACTGGCCAAGCCGCGGCAATTGGTGTTCGACCAAGACAGCACCGGCGCCGCCATCACGGACCAGAACGCCACGCTGGCGGGGGCGCCCTCTGCGCTGACTTTCAAAATCGGCAGCACCAGCTCCACCGTGAACCTGGGCTCGAACGCTTCTTTGTCGTCGATCGCCAGCAGCATCAATGCGGCGGGCATAGGCGTGACCGCCTCCGTGGTGCAGTACAACAACAACTACTCTCTGGTGCTGAACTCTACCCAATCCGGCCCGGACAACGCATTCACCATCACCAGCGGCGGCACGGACAGCGGCAGCACCTCGGGCAACACCCTGGCCGGGCTGCAGCAGAGCAGCAATGCCGCCAGCGAGTCGGCCAATGCGCAGAACGCCCTGCTCAGCGTCAATGGCGTCAATGTCTCGTCCAGCAGCAATACGGTCAGCAATGTCATCAACGGCGTATCCATCGGCCTCAACAAGGTAGGCCAGACCACGGTCACCATGGCGCAAGACAGCAGCGGCATCACCTCCTCGCTGCAAACCTTCATCAATGCCTACAACCAGGTCATCACTAGCACGCAGTCCGCGGTGCAAAGCCGCACCAGCGTGGGCAGCGCGCCGACCAATACCGAGATCAGCAGCGATCTGGTCGGCCTGCAACAGCAGCTGGCCACCATGCTGAGCACGCCGGTGCCCGGCGTGGACCCCAGCACCAGCTATGCCTACCTGGCCCAGGTGGGCATCACGCAAAAAGCGGACGGCACGCTGACGCTGGATTCAAATGCTTTCAACACCGCGCTGACCAACAATCCGTCCGCGGTATCCAATCTGTTCGGCAATGTGCAAAACAACGGGGTCGGCAACGTGTTCAATACCACCATCAATAATTTGCTGGGGCCAACCGGCTTCATCGCCAGCGACAAGACCAACCTCAATTCGCTGATCAGCACCGAGCAGGACCGGCAAAGCCAGCTGCAAAGCGCGCTGGACACGGAGCAAGCCAATCTGCTGACGCAATACTCGCAGCTGAACAGCGAGCTGTCGCAGATGCAGCAATCCTCCAACAGCCTTGCCAATCTGCTCTGA
- the cysD gene encoding sulfate adenylyltransferase subunit CysD, translating to MDIDQARLTHLQQLEAESIHIIREVAAEFDNPVMLYSIGKDSAVMLHLAKKAFYPGKPPFPLMHVDTTWKFRDMIALRDRQALENGWDLIVHVNQDGVDAGINPFTAGSAKHTDVMKTEGLKQALNQYKFDAAFGGARRDEEKSRAKERVYSFRDKNHRWDPKNQRPELWNIYNGKIDKGESIRVFPLSNWTELDIWQYIYLENIELVPLYFAAERPVVERDGMLIMIDDERILQYLTPEEKASIETRKVRFRTLGCYPLTGAVESDAATLPEIIQEMLLTKTSERQGRLIDHDSAGSMEKKKMEGYF from the coding sequence ATGGATATCGATCAAGCAAGGCTGACCCACCTCCAGCAACTGGAGGCGGAGTCCATCCACATCATCCGCGAAGTGGCGGCGGAATTTGACAATCCGGTGATGCTGTACTCCATCGGCAAAGATTCCGCGGTGATGCTGCATCTTGCCAAAAAGGCTTTCTATCCCGGCAAGCCGCCGTTCCCGCTGATGCACGTGGACACCACCTGGAAGTTCCGCGACATGATTGCGTTGCGGGACAGGCAGGCCCTGGAAAACGGCTGGGATTTGATCGTCCACGTCAACCAGGACGGTGTGGACGCGGGCATCAATCCGTTCACCGCCGGCAGCGCCAAGCACACCGATGTGATGAAGACCGAGGGACTGAAGCAGGCATTGAACCAATATAAGTTCGACGCCGCTTTTGGCGGCGCGCGCCGCGACGAGGAAAAGAGCCGCGCCAAGGAGCGCGTCTATTCCTTCCGCGACAAGAATCATCGCTGGGACCCCAAGAACCAGCGGCCGGAGCTGTGGAACATCTACAACGGCAAGATAGACAAGGGCGAGAGCATACGCGTGTTCCCGCTGTCCAACTGGACCGAGCTGGATATCTGGCAATACATCTATCTGGAAAACATCGAGCTGGTGCCGCTGTATTTCGCCGCCGAGCGCCCGGTCGTGGAACGTGACGGCATGCTGATCATGATCGACGATGAGCGCATCCTGCAGTATCTGACCCCGGAAGAGAAGGCCAGCATCGAAACGCGCAAGGTGCGCTTCCGCACCCTGGGCTGTTATCCGCTGACGGGCGCGGTGGAGTCCGATGCCGCCACGCTGCCGGAAATCATCCAGGAAATGCTGCTGACCAAGACCTCGGAGCGGCAGGGCAGGTTGATCGACCACGACAGCGCGGGCTCGATGGAAAAGAAGAAAATGGAAGGGTATTTCTGA
- the cysN gene encoding sulfate adenylyltransferase subunit CysN, translating to MSHQSELIAGDILEYLKQHENKDLLRFITCGSVDDGKSTLIGRLLHDSKLIFEDQLAAIERDSKKYNTTDQEIDLALLVDGLQAEREQGITIDVAYRYFSTDKRKFIIADCPGHEQYTRNMATGASTSNLAIILIDARRGVQTQTRRHSYIVSLLGIRHVIVAVNKMDLVDYSEDVYNRIRDEYLTFAEHLDIPDIHFVPISALRGDNVVSRTEAAPWYQGGTLMHLLESIQISHDATLDAFRLPVQYVNRPNLDFRGFCGTIASGAIHPGDAVVALPSGKQSRVKDIVAFSGNLPRASTGQAVTLTLEDEIDISRGDMLVRADEARPHVSRSFDAHLVAMGEAPLRPGKEYGFKLAGKYVTGRIESVLHRTDVNTLQNSPSEALALNEIGLCRIALNSPVVFDPYRECRGSGSLIVIDRLSNGTVAAGMISTHNDDAGLAELTPWQLFEQDLSLLLQKHFPQMGREELARRLLESERKPS from the coding sequence ATGTCGCACCAATCCGAACTGATCGCCGGGGATATCCTGGAATACCTGAAGCAGCATGAGAACAAGGACTTGCTGCGTTTCATCACCTGCGGCAGCGTGGACGATGGCAAATCCACGCTGATCGGCCGCCTGCTGCACGACTCCAAGCTGATATTTGAGGATCAGCTGGCGGCGATAGAGCGCGACTCGAAAAAATACAACACCACCGACCAGGAAATCGACCTGGCGCTGCTGGTGGACGGCCTGCAGGCCGAGCGCGAGCAGGGCATCACCATAGACGTGGCCTATCGCTACTTCAGCACCGACAAGCGCAAATTCATCATCGCCGATTGCCCGGGCCACGAGCAGTACACCCGCAATATGGCCACCGGCGCGTCCACCAGCAATCTGGCCATCATATTGATAGACGCGCGCCGCGGAGTGCAAACGCAGACCCGCCGCCACAGCTATATCGTCAGCCTCTTGGGCATCCGCCATGTGATCGTCGCGGTCAACAAGATGGATCTGGTGGACTACAGCGAGGATGTGTACAACCGCATCCGCGACGAATACCTCACCTTCGCCGAGCATCTGGACATCCCGGACATCCATTTCGTGCCGATCTCCGCGCTGCGCGGCGACAACGTGGTCAGCCGCACCGAAGCCGCGCCGTGGTACCAGGGCGGCACCCTGATGCACCTGCTGGAAAGCATACAAATCAGCCACGACGCGACCCTGGACGCGTTCCGGCTGCCCGTGCAATACGTCAATCGCCCCAATCTGGACTTCCGAGGCTTCTGCGGCACTATCGCCAGCGGCGCCATCCATCCGGGCGACGCCGTGGTGGCGCTGCCGTCCGGCAAGCAGAGCCGCGTCAAAGACATTGTCGCGTTCAGCGGCAATTTGCCGCGCGCCTCAACAGGGCAGGCGGTGACGCTGACGCTGGAGGACGAAATCGACATCTCGCGCGGCGACATGCTGGTGCGCGCGGATGAAGCGCGGCCGCATGTTTCGCGCAGCTTCGACGCCCACTTGGTGGCGATGGGCGAAGCGCCGCTGCGTCCGGGCAAGGAGTACGGTTTCAAGCTGGCCGGCAAATACGTGACTGGCCGCATTGAATCCGTTTTGCATCGCACCGACGTCAATACGCTGCAAAACAGTCCGAGCGAAGCCCTGGCGCTCAATGAGATCGGCCTGTGTCGCATCGCCCTGAACAGCCCGGTGGTGTTCGACCCCTACCGCGAATGCCGCGGCAGCGGCAGCCTGATCGTCATCGACCGGCTCAGCAACGGCACGGTGGCGGCCGGCATGATCAGCACCCACAACGACGATGCCGGCCTGGCCGAGCTGACGCCGTGGCAGCTGTTCGAACAGGACCTGTCGCTGCTGCTGCAAAAGCACTTCCCGCAAATGGGGCGCGAAGAATTGGCGCGCAGGCTGCTGGAATCTGAACGCAAGCCGTCTTAA
- a CDS encoding CHAD domain-containing protein gives MTPRLALRMALLESLRHLSANLGGVREGDDPECVHQARVALRRLSAAGTAFRPLTRGEAWRSVLREAREWAGLLGAVRDLDVMLLETLPAVAPSAWAAQDLSALRKALEKRRAGMKARARAALAPARFDGWARRLLALANQDACIRDGSLPGRRGFAARSLNRGWKPVRRLTEQWDALSVEQRHELRKRAKKLRYAIEFFAHLYPGKRVERCLAPLQLAQQRLGALNDRAAACDMLAQCAAEWPDLQPSLGQLRLALTAENPEDESRARSAVRHLSRLEPFWQ, from the coding sequence ATGACGCCGCGTCTGGCGCTGCGCATGGCCCTGCTGGAGAGCCTGCGGCACTTGTCCGCCAATCTAGGTGGCGTGCGGGAGGGAGATGACCCGGAGTGCGTGCATCAGGCCAGGGTGGCGTTGAGACGGCTAAGCGCGGCAGGCACCGCTTTTCGTCCGCTGACCCGGGGCGAAGCGTGGCGGAGCGTGCTGCGGGAGGCGCGCGAATGGGCGGGCCTGCTGGGCGCGGTCCGCGATCTGGATGTCATGCTGCTGGAAACCTTGCCGGCCGTCGCGCCATCCGCGTGGGCCGCCCAGGATCTGTCAGCCTTGCGCAAGGCGCTGGAAAAACGTCGGGCGGGAATGAAGGCGCGGGCGAGGGCGGCTTTGGCGCCGGCGCGCTTTGACGGCTGGGCGCGCAGGCTGCTGGCCTTGGCGAATCAAGACGCGTGCATCCGCGATGGTTCATTGCCGGGCAGGCGGGGCTTTGCCGCGCGCTCGCTGAACCGAGGCTGGAAACCCGTCCGCCGCTTGACGGAACAATGGGACGCGCTGAGCGTGGAACAGCGCCACGAGCTGCGCAAGCGGGCGAAAAAATTGCGCTACGCGATCGAATTTTTTGCCCATCTCTATCCGGGCAAGCGCGTGGAGCGCTGTCTGGCGCCCTTGCAGCTGGCGCAGCAGCGGCTGGGCGCGCTCAATGATCGCGCCGCCGCCTGTGACATGCTGGCGCAATGCGCGGCGGAGTGGCCGGATTTGCAACCCAGCCTGGGCCAGCTGCGCCTGGCGCTGACGGCTGAGAATCCCGAGGATGAGAGTCGGGCGCGGTCTGCCGTCCGCCACTTGAGCCGGCTTGAGCCGTTCTGGCAATAG
- a CDS encoding DUF2726 domain-containing protein: MLLVAVGLASLSGSQKKRKKRPRPNQQSHAPIPALSRPAVNRLPPASPTVDPLKKAYFRQPERPDYGDARFELKRSTILTAREIECYRRLSASLSPHFLVFPQVAFSQILEARGGTDKQNLWLFRTMSQKVADFLICKSDLTMVAVIELDDRSHIGKEENDRRRDAVMRQIGLLPLRLPRTPQQEALDRYADILLRMFPVAPAETSRPEKVAGA, translated from the coding sequence ATGCTGCTGGTCGCAGTTGGCCTGGCCTCTTTGAGCGGTTCCCAGAAGAAACGCAAAAAGCGGCCCCGACCTAACCAACAGTCGCACGCTCCTATCCCTGCGCTTTCCAGGCCGGCGGTCAATCGGCTTCCGCCCGCCTCCCCCACGGTTGACCCGCTGAAAAAAGCCTACTTCCGTCAACCGGAGCGCCCCGACTATGGCGATGCCCGCTTCGAGCTGAAGCGGTCCACCATCCTGACCGCGAGAGAGATTGAATGCTATCGCCGCCTATCCGCCAGCCTGTCTCCGCACTTCCTGGTTTTTCCGCAGGTGGCATTCAGTCAAATCCTGGAAGCCCGCGGCGGCACTGATAAGCAAAACTTATGGCTGTTCCGCACCATGAGTCAAAAAGTGGCGGATTTTCTGATATGCAAGTCGGACTTGACGATGGTGGCCGTGATTGAGCTGGATGACCGCAGCCATATAGGCAAGGAAGAAAACGACCGCCGGCGCGATGCCGTGATGCGACAAATCGGCTTGCTGCCTTTGCGTCTGCCTCGCACGCCGCAGCAAGAAGCGCTGGATCGATACGCGGACATTCTGCTGCGAATGTTTCCGGTCGCCCCAGCCGAAACTTCCCGCCCTGAAAAAGTGGCCGGCGCCTAA
- a CDS encoding LexA family protein, translating into MPSTSLLPLALSPVQAGFPSPAEDRMEPGIDLQAYLVSDPLATFLVRVVGDSMRDAAILEGDLLVVDKGRSPRHGDIVVAVIDSEFTVKRLGRQAGRCALFAANPAYPPIVPADGQELQIWGVVTACLRRYR; encoded by the coding sequence ATGCCTTCTACTTCCTTGTTGCCACTCGCCTTGTCCCCCGTTCAGGCCGGCTTTCCCTCGCCGGCGGAGGACCGCATGGAACCGGGCATAGATCTGCAGGCTTATTTGGTCAGCGATCCGCTAGCCACCTTTCTGGTCCGGGTGGTTGGCGACTCCATGCGCGACGCCGCCATCTTGGAAGGCGATCTGCTGGTGGTGGACAAAGGCCGCTCGCCGCGGCATGGCGATATCGTGGTGGCGGTCATCGACAGCGAATTCACCGTAAAACGCCTAGGCCGCCAGGCCGGCCGCTGCGCGCTGTTCGCGGCGAATCCGGCTTATCCGCCCATCGTGCCGGCCGATGGACAGGAGCTGCAAATCTGGGGCGTGGTGACGGCGTGCCTGAGGCGTTACCGATGA
- a CDS encoding Y-family DNA polymerase, whose amino-acid sequence MKTYALVDGNNFYASCERVFRPDLEGKPIVVLSNNDGCVVAASAEAKALPGMSLFGPYFEIAEQCRQHGVEVFSSNYTLYGDMSRRMMAVLSQHAPGQEIYSIDECFLDMSGIDAVSPLARRMREDVRRRLGLPVSVGIGSSKTLAKLANHVAKRVPGWEDGVFDWAWLDEAERDALMGRLPVGKVWGVGRRLAAALSALDVDTALQLKRADPKRIRRRFGVTLERTVAELNGVDCLELDEAAPERRQIIASRSFGEKPRDFNVLAAAISHHISTAAEKLRRQRGTARLVGVSIRTSPFIEEGYHGYTVVPLPQPSDDTLALARAALTGLRAVFRRGHRYQKAGVILMDISPRGILQADLFAAPPDPRRQRLMQTLDAVNREFGRGRLRLASEALANNWEMRQDRRSPCYTTRLTDLLCVK is encoded by the coding sequence ATGAAAACCTATGCGCTGGTGGACGGCAACAACTTCTACGCCAGTTGTGAGCGCGTGTTCCGGCCGGACCTGGAAGGCAAGCCCATCGTGGTGCTCAGCAATAACGACGGCTGCGTGGTGGCGGCCAGCGCCGAGGCCAAGGCCTTGCCGGGGATGAGCCTGTTCGGCCCGTATTTCGAGATTGCCGAGCAATGCCGCCAACATGGCGTGGAAGTGTTTTCCAGCAACTATACGTTGTATGGAGACATGAGCCGCCGCATGATGGCTGTCCTGAGCCAGCATGCGCCGGGGCAGGAAATCTACTCGATAGACGAGTGTTTCCTGGACATGAGCGGCATCGACGCGGTCTCGCCTCTGGCCAGACGCATGCGAGAAGATGTGCGGCGGCGCCTGGGGCTGCCGGTCAGCGTGGGCATCGGCAGCAGCAAAACCTTGGCCAAGCTGGCCAATCATGTCGCCAAGCGCGTGCCGGGCTGGGAGGATGGCGTGTTCGACTGGGCCTGGCTGGATGAGGCGGAGCGGGATGCCTTGATGGGCCGCCTGCCGGTCGGCAAGGTCTGGGGTGTGGGCCGCCGGCTGGCGGCCGCGCTAAGCGCCCTGGATGTGGATACCGCGCTGCAGTTGAAGCGCGCCGATCCCAAGCGCATCAGGCGGCGGTTCGGCGTGACGCTGGAGCGCACGGTGGCTGAGCTAAACGGCGTGGATTGCCTGGAACTGGACGAGGCCGCGCCGGAGCGGCGACAGATCATCGCCAGCCGCTCTTTTGGCGAAAAACCGCGCGACTTCAATGTGCTGGCGGCCGCCATCAGCCACCACATCAGCACCGCCGCGGAAAAACTGCGCCGCCAGCGCGGCACGGCTCGGCTAGTGGGCGTCAGCATACGCACCAGCCCGTTTATCGAAGAAGGCTACCACGGCTACACCGTGGTTCCCCTGCCCCAGCCCAGCGATGACACGCTGGCGCTGGCGCGCGCCGCGTTGACTGGCTTGCGCGCGGTCTTCCGTCGGGGCCACCGCTACCAGAAGGCCGGCGTGATCCTGATGGACATCTCGCCGCGCGGCATCCTGCAGGCAGACCTGTTCGCCGCGCCGCCCGATCCGCGCCGGCAGCGGCTGATGCAGACGCTGGATGCCGTCAACCGCGAGTTCGGCCGCGGACGTTTGAGGCTGGCCTCGGAAGCGCTGGCCAATAATTGGGAAATGCGCCAGGATAGGCGCTCCCCCTGCTACACCACCCGTCTGACGGACCTGCTGTGCGTCAAGTGA
- a CDS encoding cytochrome P450, giving the protein MKTPHTSSCPLHADTKASTTANPGTSAWPPGPKAGLTGLRLVARMSRDLPGALAEWQSEFGDLVHVRTWPEHQVVVSEPRLVRELLVSQAGALVRWQRARRIFSRIHGHSVLTAEGEAWRNKRQALQADFTRQAAQAFSPAILAATEQALSAWPEQDDRWPIERALTSLTMDVIMRMLFSNGIGEDARRTEQAAHALMVASNAEFYQPFSLPDWMPWQRGRRQARQVLERLIEDHLQTRLRLAREAWPEDLLSRLLRLHLQQPQAWPLQAVRDECKTTFLAGHETVAATLTWWAWCMASHPEAQAAARAEARQFAPEQAMGQAGAPWRYLVQTLQETLRLHPAAPILISRRALQPVTLGDWRLPAGTMYLVPVLLMHHDARWFPQPRSFRPERFAPEAARPPLGAYLPFGSGPRVCLGQHLAMSEMTLIAAQLLRRYELSVPEGQAAPEPAFYITRRPREPLRLRIRRR; this is encoded by the coding sequence ATGAAAACGCCCCACACATCCTCCTGCCCCCTCCACGCCGACACCAAGGCGTCGACGACCGCGAACCCCGGCACGAGCGCCTGGCCGCCCGGACCCAAAGCGGGCCTGACCGGCCTGCGCTTGGTGGCGCGCATGTCGCGCGACTTGCCTGGCGCCTTGGCCGAATGGCAAAGCGAGTTTGGCGACCTGGTGCATGTGCGCACCTGGCCCGAGCATCAGGTCGTCGTCAGCGAGCCTCGCCTGGTGCGCGAGCTGCTGGTAAGCCAGGCCGGCGCGCTAGTCCGTTGGCAACGCGCCCGGCGCATTTTCAGCCGGATACACGGCCACAGCGTGCTGACCGCCGAAGGCGAGGCGTGGCGAAACAAGCGCCAGGCCTTGCAAGCAGATTTCACCCGCCAGGCGGCGCAGGCATTTTCGCCCGCCATCCTCGCGGCTACCGAGCAGGCCTTGTCCGCCTGGCCGGAGCAGGACGATCGCTGGCCGATAGAGCGCGCGCTGACCTCGCTGACCATGGACGTCATCATGCGCATGTTGTTTTCCAACGGCATCGGCGAGGATGCCAGGCGCACCGAGCAAGCTGCTCACGCCTTGATGGTGGCCTCCAATGCCGAGTTCTATCAGCCCTTCAGTCTGCCGGACTGGATGCCCTGGCAACGCGGCAGGCGACAGGCCAGGCAAGTACTGGAGAGATTGATCGAGGACCATTTGCAGACACGGCTGCGCCTGGCGCGCGAGGCGTGGCCAGAAGACCTGCTCAGCCGGCTGTTGCGGCTGCACTTGCAGCAGCCGCAAGCCTGGCCCCTGCAGGCCGTGAGAGACGAATGCAAGACCACTTTCCTGGCCGGCCACGAGACGGTGGCCGCCACCTTGACCTGGTGGGCCTGGTGCATGGCCTCGCATCCCGAGGCGCAGGCGGCCGCTCGCGCCGAAGCAAGGCAGTTTGCGCCGGAGCAGGCCATGGGCCAGGCTGGCGCGCCCTGGCGCTATCTGGTCCAAACCCTGCAGGAAACGCTGCGCCTGCATCCCGCCGCGCCGATACTGATCAGCCGCCGCGCCTTGCAGCCCGTCACCTTGGGCGACTGGCGCCTTCCAGCCGGCACCATGTATCTGGTGCCCGTCCTGCTGATGCACCACGACGCGCGCTGGTTTCCGCAACCGCGGTCATTCCGTCCGGAACGTTTCGCCCCGGAAGCCGCCCGCCCGCCGCTGGGCGCCTACCTGCCTTTCGGCTCGGGGCCCAGAGTATGCCTGGGCCAGCATCTGGCCATGAGCGAGATGACGCTGATCGCCGCCCAGCTGCTGCGTCGCTACGAGTTATCCGTGCCGGAAGGGCAGGCGGCGCCGGAGCCTGCGTTTTACATCACCCGGCGGCCGCGCGAGCCTTTGCGCTTGCGCATCAGGCGCCGCTGA
- a CDS encoding helix-turn-helix domain-containing protein, which yields MQTECQADALPCPHPLARAPRAATETAARLLQTPRSLQGALAAIARRDTRGLALSEAQRLTHFPASLLLTLSWFQGMEGGLVEPAPDGIGGCWRAFASPMVLSGSQSLPRVSWTSSPGRAVSVCFTADVAQALFRLDVAAVHDKVVDARLALGPEWQAMLADLLAAQDDAATLATLERHLAVCWQRVRHGQGAVPSLLRLGRDWVERLGWQARQWAATHSQRQVERRIKTYSGRSLREWQSLVRTEGVFFAARAQYEAGLQPDWAELAQDQGFADQAHLSRASKRITGFAPGAFAKRFIEDESFWLYRLWI from the coding sequence ATGCAAACAGAATGCCAGGCAGACGCCCTGCCCTGCCCCCACCCGCTGGCGCGCGCGCCGCGCGCCGCCACAGAGACTGCCGCCAGGTTGCTTCAGACTCCCCGTTCGCTGCAAGGCGCGCTGGCGGCGATTGCCCGGCGCGACACTCGCGGCTTGGCGCTGAGTGAGGCGCAAAGGCTGACCCATTTTCCAGCCTCCTTGCTGCTTACCCTGTCTTGGTTTCAGGGCATGGAGGGCGGCCTGGTGGAGCCGGCGCCGGATGGCATCGGCGGCTGTTGGCGGGCGTTTGCCTCGCCGATGGTGCTGTCCGGCAGCCAGTCCTTGCCGCGGGTAAGCTGGACGTCGTCGCCTGGCCGCGCCGTTAGCGTGTGCTTCACGGCCGATGTCGCGCAGGCCCTGTTTCGGCTGGACGTGGCGGCCGTGCATGACAAGGTGGTGGATGCCCGCTTGGCGCTCGGCCCGGAGTGGCAGGCCATGCTCGCCGATCTGCTGGCCGCCCAGGATGATGCCGCCACGCTGGCGACGCTGGAGCGCCACCTCGCTGTTTGCTGGCAGCGGGTTCGCCACGGGCAAGGCGCGGTTCCGTCGTTGCTGCGGCTGGGGCGGGACTGGGTGGAGCGGCTGGGCTGGCAAGCCAGACAATGGGCCGCCACGCACAGCCAGCGCCAGGTTGAGCGCAGGATCAAGACCTATAGCGGCCGCTCCTTGCGGGAATGGCAGTCCCTGGTGCGGACGGAGGGGGTGTTTTTTGCCGCGCGGGCGCAATATGAGGCTGGCTTGCAGCCGGACTGGGCCGAGCTGGCGCAAGACCAGGGATTTGCCGATCAGGCTCACCTGAGCCGCGCCAGCAAGCGCATCACGGGTTTTGCGCCTGGCGCGTTTGCCAAGCGTTTCATCGAGGATGAATCGTTCTGGCTCTACCGGCTATGGATATAA
- a CDS encoding SOS response-associated peptidase: protein MCVNFLTIASGQLREHFGADPGSAQWLAEAWQDYLAPILTRDGVRLASYGFLPKRHQPDGVRLSTTNARAETLGQLRTYRDAWRHGQLCLVPMRAFFEPSYESGRAVRMRIGLADGAPFAVAGLWREWQEADGSISTAFTQITINADPHPLMRRMHKPGDEKRMLVIVSPADYDAWLNCRDPEAARAFLQAWPAEQMTATPEAPHPPRQGALF from the coding sequence ATGTGCGTTAACTTTCTTACCATAGCCTCCGGCCAGCTGCGGGAGCACTTCGGCGCCGATCCCGGCTCGGCGCAGTGGCTGGCGGAAGCCTGGCAGGACTATCTGGCGCCCATCCTCACCCGCGATGGCGTGCGCCTGGCTTCCTACGGCTTCCTCCCCAAGCGGCACCAGCCGGATGGCGTGCGCCTGTCCACCACCAATGCCCGAGCCGAAACCCTGGGCCAGCTGCGCACTTATCGCGACGCTTGGCGCCATGGCCAGCTGTGCCTGGTTCCCATGCGGGCGTTTTTCGAGCCAAGCTATGAAAGCGGCCGGGCGGTGCGCATGCGGATTGGCCTGGCAGATGGCGCGCCGTTTGCCGTGGCGGGCTTGTGGCGGGAGTGGCAGGAGGCGGATGGTTCGATCAGCACCGCATTCACCCAAATCACCATCAATGCCGACCCGCATCCGCTCATGCGGCGCATGCACAAGCCTGGCGACGAGAAGCGCATGCTGGTCATCGTCTCGCCCGCCGACTACGACGCTTGGCTCAACTGCCGCGATCCGGAAGCCGCCCGCGCTTTTCTGCAAGCCTGGCCGGCGGAGCAGATGACGGCGACGCCGGAGGCGCCGCATCCGCCACGGCAGGGCGCCTTGTTCTAG
- a CDS encoding glutathione binding-like protein, producing the protein MIDLHYWTTPNGHKITIFLEESGLPYRIVPVNIGQGEQFAPDFLRIAPNNRIPAIVDHAPADGGQPLGLFESGAILLYLAEKTGRFLPQDLRGRNETLQWLFWQMAGLGPMAGQNHHFVQYAPERLPYAIDRYVRETARLYRVLDTQLEDGRGYIAGEYSIADMACYPWIVPHEKQRQNLDDFPSLQAWFHRIAARPAVRRAYARAGEINRSPTVSEQSRAWLFGQDGRHRQAGKDKKNPGQEVGGDSTDRPEAD; encoded by the coding sequence ATGATCGACCTGCATTACTGGACCACGCCCAATGGCCACAAGATCACGATATTCCTGGAGGAAAGCGGCCTGCCCTATCGCATCGTGCCGGTCAACATCGGCCAGGGAGAGCAGTTTGCGCCGGATTTTCTGCGCATCGCGCCGAATAACCGCATTCCGGCCATCGTGGACCACGCGCCGGCGGATGGCGGCCAGCCGCTGGGCCTGTTTGAATCCGGAGCGATCCTGCTCTATCTGGCGGAAAAGACCGGTCGATTCCTGCCACAAGACCTGCGTGGGCGCAATGAGACGCTGCAATGGCTGTTCTGGCAGATGGCGGGTTTGGGGCCGATGGCGGGGCAGAACCACCACTTCGTCCAGTATGCGCCGGAGCGCTTGCCTTATGCGATAGACCGCTACGTGCGCGAGACGGCCAGGCTCTACCGCGTGCTGGACACGCAGCTGGAGGATGGCCGCGGCTACATCGCCGGAGAATACTCCATCGCGGACATGGCCTGCTACCCATGGATCGTGCCGCATGAGAAGCAACGCCAAAATCTGGACGACTTCCCGTCGCTGCAAGCCTGGTTTCACCGCATCGCGGCGCGGCCGGCGGTGCGGCGCGCCTATGCTAGGGCGGGGGAAATCAATCGCTCGCCAACGGTGAGCGAGCAATCGCGCGCGTGGCTGTTCGGCCAGGATGGCCGGCATCGGCAGGCCGGAAAAGACAAAAAAAACCCCGGCCAGGAGGTCGGGGGAGATTCAACCGACCGCCCTGAGGCCGATTGA